A genomic window from Arvicola amphibius chromosome 5, mArvAmp1.2, whole genome shotgun sequence includes:
- the Fmn1 gene encoding formin-1 isoform X4: MEGTHCTLQLHNPVTELCYISFYLPKGEVRGFSYKGTVTLDRSNNAFHNCYQVREGPDITSLSQQPNEHPGDIFFKQTPTKDILTELYKLTAERERLLDSLLRSEHILGISMGNQEGNLQELSVSLAPEDDCFLSAGNRSRELPVNSLIRRSTQGSKKPRRSGRRRESPEELRQKRTRRKGRGRQESAPPMGKDQVCSSSSLPPPRIRPNLRLLEERGNLVPQETLTSSPRRRRESCPASILRTPDADLGFGSSGKTSEDTDLEGPLSPDSSLAEVGDAGIGRQFKSPRKQEPPSLPESHEKHPGAERGGTPKPKSLERTCRKKPVSKVVAKVQELSAQVQRVVRAHPDGEGRVAFCSETQTEFIPKADFLILSGAKDETQSSRRLGEEQRRVKSLQPLAAERASIPSEAASTEGAVNKVLRKVIESEKLDEATEGKTLGFSLNTRATHTFPEARSQRKTGLPQSCHKSLLLDLPHAVGPDSPQPKCDERKPTPQAPTALGMVFNNPSPQSSAHKRLSPVPSPLSPRCPSPQQHHRILLLPPLPSEGEAVLNECPGRKKVVSSGFPSAVTLEPSSPTNVVETKGGTPPSLRASQSWLVSEEPPEKSLRPEKISAPPQYQPPPAFH; encoded by the exons ATGGAAGGCACTCACTGCACCCTCCAGTTGCATAACCCGGTCACTGAACTCTGCTATATCAGCTTCTATCTTCCGAAGGGGGAAGTCAGAGGATTTTCGTACAAGGGCACTGTAACTCTAGACAGATCCAATAACGCTTTTCATAACTGCTACCAAGTCAGGGAGGGGCCAGACATCACCAGCCTCAGCCAGCAGCCGAACGAACATCCCGGCGACATATTTTTCAAACAGACTCCCACGAAAGACATTCTGACAGAGCTATACAAGCTcacagcagagagggagaggctgCTGGACAGTCTACTGAGGTCAGAGCACATCCTGGGCATTTCAATGGGGAACCAGGAAGGGAATTTGCAGGAGCTGTCTGTGAGCCTGGCCCCCGAGGAcgactgcttcctgagtgcaggcaACCGGAGCAGGGAGCTCCCTGTGAACTCGCTCATTAGGAGGAGCACCCAAGGGAGCAAAAAGCCCCGGAGGtctggcaggaggagagagagccctGAGGAGCTCCGGCAGAAGAGAACCAGGAGGAAAGGGCGTGGCCGCCAGGAATCAGCTCCTCCGATGGGGAAGGACCAGGTCTGTTCCAGtagctcccttcctcctccccgaATTAGGCCTAATCTTCGACTCCTAGAAGAAAGAGGAAACTTAGTTCCTCAGGAAACACTTACCTCTTCCCCAcgcaggaggagagagagctgcCCTGCCAGCATCCTCAGGACACCAGATGCAGATCTGGGCTTCGGGAGCTCTGGGAAGACCTCAGAGGACACTGATCTTGAAGGGCCTCTGTCCCCTGACAGCAGCCTCGCTGAGGTAGGAGATGCAGGCATAGGAAGGCAGTTCAAGAGTCCTCGGAAGCAGGAGCCTCCAAGTTTGCCTGAAAGCCATGAGAAACATCCTGGGGCAGAGAGGGGTGGGACTCCGAAGCCAAAGTCATTGGAAAGGACTTGCAGGAAGAAGCCTGTTTCCAAAGTGGTGGCCAAGGTCCAGGAGCTGTCTGCTCAAGTCCAAAGAGTAGTTAGAGCTCATCCTGATGGTGAGGGAAGGGTAGCCTTTTGCTCAGAGACGCAAACTGAGTTTATCCCTAAAGCTGACTTCCTCATCCTCTCAGGAGCTAAGGATGAGACTCAAAGTTCCAGGAGACTGGGGGAGGAGCAGCGAAGGGTCAAGTCATTGCAACCCTTGGCAGCAGAAAGAGCCTCCATTCCCAGTGAAGCAGCCAGCACGGAGGGGGCTGTGAACAAGGTTCTACGAAAAGTGATAGAGAGTGAGAAGTTAGATGAAGCCACCGAGGGGAAAACACTAGGCTTCTCTCTCAACACAAGGGCCACCCACACTTTCCCTGAAGCTAGAAGCCAAAGGAAGACCGGGCTACCCCAGAGCTGCCATAAATCCTTGCTTCTGGATCTGCCCCATGCTGTAGGTCCTGATTCCCCACAACCCAAATGCGATGAGAGGAAGCCAACCCCCCAAGCACCAACAGCTCTTGGCATGGTATTTAATAATCCATCGCCTCAGTCCAGCGCACACAAACGGCTGTCACCTGTTCCCTCGCCTCTGTCGCCAAGGTGCCCCAGCCCTCAGCAGCACCACAGGATCCTCTTGCTTCCTCCACTGCCTAGTGAGGGAGAAGCTGTGCTTAATGAGTGCCCTGGTAGGAAGAAGGTTGTCTCCTCTGGGTTTCCCTCTGCTGTCACCTTGGAGCCATCATCTCCTACAAATGTCGTGGAGACCAAAGGAGGCACCCCGCCTTCCCTCAGAGCAAGCCAAAGTTGGCTGGTATCTGAGGAACCTCCAGAAAAAAGCTTGAGACCAGAGAAGATCTCAGCCCCACCTCAGTACCAGCCACCACCAG CCTTCCACTGA